DNA sequence from the Vicia villosa cultivar HV-30 ecotype Madison, WI linkage group LG3, Vvil1.0, whole genome shotgun sequence genome:
CAAATTCGATATTAAATAAGTTTGAAGAAAAATTATACTTCCGGGAAAAGTACACAAGTAAGTAAATAATACTTGGCATGCTAAAGTCCAAATTTGACATTTTGTGTATAATTTAAATGGTTATTTGATTCAACAggttaaaatgaaattaataataaattacctAAAATAATGGTCTTTAAATACATTAAAAGTTTTAATGATTTATTAACTCTTTTGGTTTTTTACATAGatattgtatttttttctttGGATGTTAATTTATAAACCTATTTCTTTAAATTTACTAATATTCTTACACATCACAATAACTTTCTTctttctataatatatatatatatatatatatatatatatatatatatatatatatatatatatatatatatatatatattcaaaagtAAATATAACAGAATTATTATGATTTCTAATTTGAGTGTATGGATATTTGTTTAGGAGAGTTTAGATGGATAGGATAAAAATAGAAAGTGAAACAACAGCAATAAGAACACTAATgacaacaaatattatttttagacTAATGATTATGTGTCTATTGATGTATATGTGTTGGACATTATCAGTTAGATCTCACATCATaacattacaaaaataaaaaatagttaaacaAGTTCCAACTAACATTTGAAAGATTGctacaaaaaagaaaaaggagcaaGTATATATAACATTGATAGTTCTCATTTCCAAACACACATCAATATTATTAGTTCTTTCATAACTTTTTATAGCACCATGAAGATCTTGTTTGTCTTTAGTATCACCATTGCATGTGGTGTTTTTGGAAATATTATTTCAAATGCTAATCCTCTACCGTACCAAGCCATATTTAACTTTGGCGACTCTACAAGTGACACCGGAAATTCCGCATTTGACCATGCACAAATGGATAAAAATAGTCCTTATGGTTCAACGTACTTCAAACATCCATCAGGACGATTGTGTAATGGGAGACTCATCATAGATTTCATAGGTAATTTAACACATTACTCTTTTCATGATACCTTATGGCTTGACGTATTTTAATATAGTTGATAGAATTAAAATCAATAATACTTAACGTTGACATATTTTTGAGTGAGATATTCACTAGCTCACGATCATTTTAATTACAGCTGAAGCATACGGGTTACCATTTTTACCGCCCTATAGAAATATCACCCAAAGTCAAGATGACATAAAAAAGGGAGTTAATTTTGCATATGCCGGTTCAACTGCACTTGAGTTCAAGTATTTTGACCGTAGTGGAGTTAGACCACTAGCGACACAAAACTCATTGAGTGTGCAGTTTGGTTGGTTTAAAAAGATAAAACCATCcttatgtaaaagcaaagaaggtTTTTCCCTAACTTCtttcatattatatattttttgtcacttacatagattttattttatatgactaacatatttttgttttcttaCTGAATTCTTAGAGTGCGATAGCTTCTTCAAAGAATCATTGTTTCTAGTGGGAGAGATTGGTGGGAATGATGTTTTTTCTCATATTTCTAAAACTGTTACAGAACTTCGTGAAATAGTTCCTTTAATCGTCGAATCCATTACAAATACAACTTCAGTATGTTATATCAATTTttaaaagttaattattttttcatttgtaGAATAACTATGTTAAGTATTAATATCATTGAGTAAATCATATTCCTTGATAAATGTAAATGATTTATTTATAACACTATGCTAGGCATTAATTGAAGAAGGAGCAGTAGAGCTAGCGGTTCCAGGAAACTTTCCAATAGGGTGCAATGCTGGATTATTGTCTGCGGTGAATAGTAAGAAGAAAGAAGactatgatgaatttggatgtttgATATCTTACAACACTTTTACTGAATACTTTAATGAGAAACTAAAAAGTTCTATAGAGACATTAAAACAAAAGCACCCTCAAGCTAAGATAGTATATTTTGACTACTACAACGATGCCAAACGTTTATATCAAGCACCAGAACAATATGGTTTGTGGAGATAGTATTTTCTTTTCCTATCAAGTTTACGTTAATTTATTCTTGTACAATTATTTTTAACATGTACCTTATTATGTGTACATTAATGTTGCAGGATTTACTTCTGATAAGGTTGAGTTTTTGAAAGCTTGTTGCGGAGGCGGTGGAACTTACAATGTTAATGAAAAGTTTTGTGGAACGCCCGGTACAACAGTTTGCTCTGatccaacaaaacaaataaattggGATGGAGCCCACTTTACTGAAGCAGCACATAGGCAAATAGCAAAAGGTTTAGTGGAAGGACCTTTTGCAAATCCTTCTCTAAAACCCGCTCCTGTTAAGATAGCATAGATCTAATAACCGCGCACTTTATTAAATacattttttgatgatttttacaTATGATTATACTTAATCTCTACTAGAAGAATTTCAAATGTATTCCATGAGGTGAATGtcagtttatttttaaattgaatcaTTATcggtaaatgaaataaaattgccTTTAAATTTGTGATAGTTATATATGTAAATGATTTATTTATCTtcgtataataataataataataattattctcATTGTTTGaaatgaaaattatttttgttgtgatttaattattattcttttaaaaaaaacaaataaaaatttaaacacTTAGATATGAAGGTTCTTTTGATGAATATGTTCTTTTTTCATGTATTTTTCCT
Encoded proteins:
- the LOC131656373 gene encoding GDSL esterase/lipase At5g45910-like, translating into MKILFVFSITIACGVFGNIISNANPLPYQAIFNFGDSTSDTGNSAFDHAQMDKNSPYGSTYFKHPSGRLCNGRLIIDFIAEAYGLPFLPPYRNITQSQDDIKKGVNFAYAGSTALEFKYFDRSGVRPLATQNSLSVQFGWFKKIKPSLCKSKEECDSFFKESLFLVGEIGGNDVFSHISKTVTELREIVPLIVESITNTTSALIEEGAVELAVPGNFPIGCNAGLLSAVNSKKKEDYDEFGCLISYNTFTEYFNEKLKSSIETLKQKHPQAKIVYFDYYNDAKRLYQAPEQYGFTSDKVEFLKACCGGGGTYNVNEKFCGTPGTTVCSDPTKQINWDGAHFTEAAHRQIAKGLVEGPFANPSLKPAPVKIA